The following are from one region of the Nicotiana tomentosiformis chromosome 7, ASM39032v3, whole genome shotgun sequence genome:
- the LOC138895642 gene encoding uncharacterized protein, with product MARELDMDIVYQQVVGIARRLEGILTREKEERESKRTRESDTYSVTRSPATTRYGRGYVNCHVHSALPAASGIPVTPRPQALYYASSLSSAPPTRDAFSGQSSRSGSSQPQQPHLLGACFECGDTLHMVRDCPRLKRGAPPQTTQAPRAPLGPQAIVTALATTPPALPARGGGRAGKGRPRGGGHARYYALPFRTEAVASDSVITGIISVCHRDTSDLFDPGSTYSYVLSYFALYLSVYRDSLSSHIYVSTLVGDSIVVDRVYRSFLVILSGFETRTNLLLLNMVDFDIILGMYWLSPYQAILDCHTKTVTLDMPRLPRLEWRGTLDYNLSKVISFLKAQRMVKKGCDAYLVYVRDVSVDTPTTESVPIVRDYPNVFLMDLSGIPPERDIDFGIDLLPGTQPISIPPYRMALPELKELKEQSQELFDKGFIRPSVLPWGAPVLFPTPLDADVAIYLANNYLPPQNVIVESSGASM from the exons atggcccgagagttggataTGGACATCgtataccagcaggtagtggggattgctaggagattggagggtatccTGACTCGGGAAAAAGAGGAGAGAGAGTCCAAAAGGACTCGAGAGTCTGACACATATAGTGTTACTCGTTCCCCAGCTACAACTCGttatggtaggggctatgtgaattgccatgttcattcagcacttccagctgccAGCGGTATTCCGGTTACTCCTAGGCCTCAGGCTCTCTATTATGCATCatcattgtctagtgcacctcctacacgagatgctttcagtggtcagtccagccgatcaggctCGAGCCAGCCACAGCAACCACATCTTCTgggagcttgttttgagtgtggtgacacgcttcatatggtgagggattgccccagactcaagaggggtgcacctccacagactacgcaggcaccgcgtgctccactgggtcctcaggctatAGTTACAGCACtagctaccactccacctgcactgccagctcgaggtggaggtcgagcaggtaaaggtcgccctagagggggaggccatgccagatactATGCTCTTCCTtttaggacggaggcagttgcatccgactctgtcatcacaggtattatttcggtctgtcatagagatacatcagacttatttgatccaggctccacttattcatatgtgttatcttattttgctctgtatttgAGTGTAtaccgtgattctttgagttctcatatCTATGTATCTacacttgtgggagattctattgttgttgaccgtgtgtatcggtcatttTTGGttattcttagtggttttgagaccagaaccAATCTAttgttactcaatatggtagactttgatattatatTGGGCATgtactggttgtcaccctatcaagctattcttgattgtcacactaagaccgtgacgctggatATGCCAAGattaccacggttagagtggagaggtaccttagattataaTCTTAGcaaagttatttcatttctaaaggctcagcggatggttaagaaggggtgtgatgcgtatctagtatatgtgagagatgtcagtgttgatactcctaccaccgagtcagttccgatagtgagggattatccaaatGTATTTCTGATGGATCTTTCGGGCATACCGCCCGAgagggatatcgactttggtattgatttgttaccgggaactcaacccatatctattcctccatatcgtatggccctaccagagttgaaggagttaaaggagcagtcaCAGGAGTtgtttgataagggcttcattcggcccagtgtgttgccttggggtgctccagtcttgttt CCGACGCCTCTTGATGCTGATGTAGCTATTTATCTCGCAAATAACTATTTGCCTCCCCAAAATGTCATCGTTGAAAGCAGCGGAGCTAGCATGTGA